A part of Chthonomonadales bacterium genomic DNA contains:
- a CDS encoding ABC transporter ATP-binding protein has protein sequence MEGNAIELRGLTRRFGDFTAVDALTFDVARGQIFGFLGPNGSGKSTCIRMLCGLLDPTEGTARVNGHDIVREAEQVKRSIGYMNQSFSLYRDLTVLENLRFFGGAYGLTGARLRQRMDVVVDLVGIGRYADRRGGQLSGGWKQRLALAAALIHEPDLIFLDEPTAGIDPVARRDLWDLLFTLAAAGKTLFVTTHYMDEAERCNDIAYIYLARLMVKGTPAELKALPEVRPEHTRRVAVASESPSVALAALKGQPWALDATLVEAEIHVLMREEVTDAEVVRALAEHGLHAGSPRPIEPSLEDVFVSLTRRLARQ, from the coding sequence GTGGAAGGCAACGCAATAGAGTTGCGCGGGCTGACCCGCCGCTTCGGCGACTTCACCGCCGTGGATGCCCTCACCTTTGACGTGGCCCGGGGGCAGATATTTGGCTTTCTCGGGCCCAACGGCAGCGGCAAGAGCACCTGCATCCGGATGCTCTGCGGCCTGCTGGACCCGACGGAGGGCACCGCCCGCGTCAACGGCCACGACATCGTGCGCGAGGCGGAGCAGGTCAAGCGCTCCATCGGTTACATGAACCAGAGCTTCAGCCTCTACCGGGACCTGACGGTGCTGGAGAACCTGCGGTTCTTCGGGGGCGCCTACGGCCTCACGGGCGCCCGGCTGCGCCAGCGCATGGACGTGGTGGTGGACCTGGTGGGCATCGGCCGCTACGCCGACCGCCGCGGCGGGCAGCTCTCCGGCGGCTGGAAGCAGCGCCTGGCGCTTGCCGCCGCCCTCATCCACGAGCCGGACCTCATCTTTCTTGACGAGCCCACCGCCGGCATCGACCCGGTGGCCCGCCGCGACCTGTGGGACCTGCTCTTCACGCTGGCAGCGGCCGGCAAGACCCTCTTCGTCACCACGCACTACATGGACGAGGCCGAGCGCTGCAACGACATCGCCTACATCTACCTGGCGCGCCTGATGGTCAAGGGAACGCCGGCCGAGCTGAAGGCGCTGCCGGAGGTCCGGCCCGAGCACACGCGTCGCGTCGCCGTGGCCTCCGAGAGCCCCTCCGTGGCGCTGGCCGCGCTCAAGGGGCAGCCCTGGGCGCTCGACGCCACGCTCGTGGAGGCCGAGATCCACGTGCTGATGCGGGAGGAGGTGACCGACGCGGAGGTGGTGCGGGCGCTCGCCGAGCACGGTCTGCACGCCGGCAGCCCGCGGCCCATCGAGCCCTCGCTCGAGGACGTGTTCGTGTCGCTGACCCGGAGGCTCGCGCGCCAATGA